A region of Thermodesulfobacteriota bacterium DNA encodes the following proteins:
- a CDS encoding TolC family protein: MTIINKRKLILVLLTVTISLATYISYGEEVIVEEQIVIEESSELTLEEALVIAVADNPKVENAFLEIKKADSAIWAIKTRLFPEFDFSLYEAYHLTEEAFEFKQGAFGDFPVIGPIPAENTSIETTPDFTTFITATVQQPLSQLYEISLLVKQREIQKAVTDQDFRARVLNITDEVKNEYYQILKTQSDLEAQTEKIVFLTSLKELVNRDVAQQRLLERDSLEVQARLARAEYRKFKLENTLDTQKEKFNKLLGRDIETPFSVTHVDYAAPFSVNVQDAEELALAQRPEIEIAELDIEFAENEVKVKKSKYIPEVGVQFQYIANLNVELLPENIATIGLFARWDVFDWGRKQSEIAQKKKSVIQAQNRLDEATSQVLIDVNSSVRSLEEATVLIDVTELEKIAAKENLRVVMNQYRVQDALLTQVLEAESDLEDKNKNHQKAVLDYWTARADLDRAIGEN; this comes from the coding sequence ATGACTATAATAAATAAAAGAAAACTAATCCTCGTTCTTCTAACAGTGACCATATCTTTGGCCACTTATATAAGCTATGGGGAAGAGGTCATAGTTGAAGAGCAAATTGTCATAGAAGAATCTTCAGAGCTCACGCTTGAAGAGGCTTTAGTAATAGCAGTTGCCGATAACCCTAAAGTAGAAAATGCATTTTTAGAGATAAAAAAAGCTGACAGCGCTATTTGGGCTATTAAAACAAGACTCTTTCCAGAGTTTGATTTCAGTTTATATGAAGCTTATCACCTTACCGAAGAAGCCTTTGAGTTTAAACAGGGAGCTTTTGGAGATTTCCCGGTTATTGGGCCTATTCCAGCTGAAAATACAAGTATTGAAACAACACCGGATTTCACCACCTTTATTACTGCTACAGTTCAACAGCCCCTCTCTCAGCTATACGAAATATCTCTTCTTGTAAAGCAAAGAGAGATACAAAAAGCGGTTACTGATCAGGATTTTAGGGCGCGGGTTCTTAACATCACCGATGAAGTAAAAAACGAATATTATCAAATTCTAAAAACACAAAGCGACCTTGAAGCACAAACGGAGAAAATTGTTTTTTTAACATCACTCAAAGAACTTGTAAACAGAGATGTGGCTCAGCAAAGGCTTTTAGAAAGAGACAGCCTAGAGGTTCAGGCAAGGTTGGCAAGGGCAGAGTATAGGAAATTCAAACTTGAGAACACTTTAGACACGCAAAAAGAAAAATTTAATAAACTTCTCGGTCGGGATATAGAAACTCCCTTTAGTGTCACTCATGTGGATTACGCAGCACCGTTTAGCGTTAATGTACAGGATGCTGAAGAGCTAGCATTGGCTCAAAGACCCGAGATAGAAATAGCTGAACTTGATATTGAATTTGCCGAAAACGAAGTGAAAGTTAAAAAATCAAAATACATTCCTGAAGTTGGGGTTCAGTTTCAATACATTGCAAATTTAAATGTTGAGCTTCTACCTGAAAATATTGCAACTATTGGACTTTTTGCCAGGTGGGACGTATTTGACTGGGGAAGAAAACAAAGTGAGATAGCTCAGAAAAAGAAATCCGTCATACAGGCGCAAAACAGATTAGACGAAGCGACATCTCAAGTTCTTATAGATGTAAATTCATCTGTTCGTAGTCTTGAAGAAGCCACAGTTTTAATTGATGTCACAGAGCTTGAGAAGATTGCCGCAAAGGAAAACCTAAGAGTTGTAATGAATCAATACAGGGTACAGGACGCCTTATTGACCCAAGTGCTCGAGGCAGAATCAGATTTGGAAGATAAGAACAAAAATCATCAAAAAGCAGTGCTGGACTATTGGACGGCCCGGGCCGATTTAGATAGGGCAATTGGAGAAAACTGA
- a CDS encoding efflux RND transporter periplasmic adaptor subunit, which yields MKITNLTLAVVIAIGGILNACSGDHSKKTVTPVRVEEVRIHDENAPVRYTASVNPYSQVSLDFEVRGYVIEILQTQGADGRSRDVQAGDFVTTDLPLALIDPTEYLAKVVEAKSQLASARAAQQKDTAAYKRAQILYSQQSMTAPEHDRAVKNFKTSNAQVKAAEANLVEAEQNLSYCTLRAPSNGVLLSRDIEIGALVRPGTKGFELADVSAVKVVFSIPDTVLGDVRLGEVMEVTTESIKDTIFLGVITEIAPSANLRTRVFNVEITIQNPENQLKPGMIASLNVFKGDSVNPVYAVPLDSIVRSVNSQDGYAVFTVHESGGKVKSQRKDVTLGSVYGNRIAVVQGLSEGEKVVTMGAQQIRDGQEVNIIH from the coding sequence ATGAAAATCACAAACCTTACTTTAGCCGTAGTTATAGCTATCGGCGGCATCTTAAATGCATGCAGTGGTGATCATAGCAAAAAGACTGTTACTCCGGTGAGAGTCGAAGAAGTCAGAATCCACGATGAAAATGCACCTGTACGATATACGGCGAGTGTAAACCCATACAGTCAAGTTAGTCTGGACTTTGAGGTCAGGGGTTATGTGATAGAGATTCTACAAACTCAAGGAGCTGATGGAAGATCCAGAGATGTTCAGGCAGGAGATTTTGTCACAACAGACCTGCCGCTAGCACTTATTGACCCTACTGAGTATCTAGCAAAAGTGGTGGAGGCTAAATCACAGCTCGCCTCAGCTAGGGCCGCGCAGCAAAAAGATACCGCGGCATACAAAAGAGCTCAAATACTTTATTCACAGCAAAGCATGACTGCTCCAGAGCATGACCGGGCTGTAAAGAACTTCAAAACATCTAATGCACAAGTTAAGGCGGCTGAGGCAAACCTGGTTGAGGCTGAGCAAAATCTTTCATACTGCACACTCAGAGCACCGTCTAATGGAGTTTTACTAAGCAGGGATATAGAAATTGGCGCTCTCGTCAGACCGGGAACAAAAGGATTTGAGCTTGCAGATGTATCAGCTGTTAAAGTTGTCTTTTCCATACCCGACACTGTGTTAGGAGACGTCAGGCTCGGCGAAGTAATGGAGGTTACAACAGAATCAATAAAAGACACCATTTTCTTAGGTGTGATAACAGAGATTGCGCCATCTGCAAATCTTAGAACAAGGGTTTTCAATGTTGAAATCACAATACAAAACCCCGAGAATCAGTTAAAGCCCGGGATGATAGCTTCACTGAACGTCTTTAAAGGAGATTCAGTAAATCCAGTGTACGCCGTACCTTTAGATTCAATAGTAAGATCAGTAAACTCCCAAGATGGATACGCAGTTTTTACAGTTCATGAGAGCGGGGGCAAGGTCAAAAGTCAAAGAAAGGACGTGACGCTTGGAAGTGTATATGGAAATAGAATAGCGGTTGTCCAGGGCCTAAGCGAAGGGGAAAAAGTAGTTACAATGGGAGCTCAGCAAATCCGAGATGGACAGGAAGTAAATATTATTCACTAG
- a CDS encoding YtoQ family protein — protein sequence MSENVWRIYLSGEIHSDWRERILEGSVDLPAEFYSPVTDHEASDLCGEEILGKEELNFWRDRKGAGINSIRTNTLIETADIIVVRFGPKYKQWNAAFDAGYASALGKPMITLHDEEYDHALKEVDAAARATARTPEQVVEILNYVILK from the coding sequence ATGTCAGAGAATGTCTGGAGAATATATCTATCAGGTGAAATACATAGTGACTGGAGAGAAAGAATATTAGAGGGATCTGTAGATCTTCCAGCTGAGTTCTACTCCCCTGTCACAGATCACGAGGCAAGCGATCTTTGTGGTGAAGAGATACTAGGCAAAGAAGAGCTCAACTTCTGGAGAGATAGAAAAGGAGCCGGAATTAACTCCATAAGAACTAACACACTAATAGAAACAGCAGACATCATAGTTGTTAGATTCGGACCCAAATATAAGCAGTGGAATGCAGCTTTTGATGCTGGATATGCATCAGCTTTGGGAAAACCCATGATCACACTACATGATGAAGAATATGATCATGCACTCAAAGAGGTGGATGCTGCAGCTAGAGCGACGGCCAGAACCCCTGAGCAGGTAGTGGAAATTCTAAATTACGTAATTTTAAAGTAA